The Brachybacterium huguangmaarense genome contains a region encoding:
- a CDS encoding PTS sugar transporter subunit IIA, with protein MSTTTETRSGFSPRVALQKVGTSLSNMVMPNIPALIAWGIFTAFFIPDGWTPSEPLATLVGPTIHYLLPLLIANTGGRMVYEARGAVVGVVATMGVIAGSDWLIAQENAPALAKWVAEGNDSSTFSGLGQVHMFIGAMIMAPLAAWLMKKFDQVVQPRIPAGFEMLVNMFSAGILAFVMAVLGFFGLAPVVNWVMHLLSDGVNALIQHDLLPLVSILIEPAKVFFLNNAINHGVLTPLGITEAAGPAGKSVLFLLEANPGPGLGILMAYTIFGRGAARASAPGAAIIQFIGGIHEIYFPYVLMKPILIIAAIGGGMTGVFLNVVFHNGLIAPASPGSILAIMGVAARGDRLTILIAVFGAAVVSFVLASLFLRIGKQEDGDIAAATAKMEQMKGKKSSVAGALTGAAGDTVADSDADAHTGPIHKIVFACDAGMGSSAMGATVLRKKIRSAGFSDVEVTNKAISSLADEWDLVVTQKELADRAAQRTGSAVHVAVDQFMNSPRYDEVVELVRERNTAGEAPAAAAPAAAPAAAATGTHRADTPADAPADAAGEVMPASSVVLHGTAASAASAIDEAGQLLVGAGAVDEAYVAAMHDRERSVSTFMGNGLAIPHGTNDAKSSIRRSGMSFIRYDDPIDWNGNEVRFVVGIAGQGNEHLALLQNVAMTFSDPAQVEKLEKATSADEILSIFDEE; from the coding sequence ATGAGCACCACCACCGAGACCCGGTCGGGCTTCAGCCCACGGGTCGCCCTGCAGAAGGTCGGCACCTCGCTGTCGAACATGGTCATGCCGAACATCCCCGCGCTGATCGCGTGGGGCATCTTCACCGCCTTCTTCATCCCGGACGGCTGGACGCCGAGCGAGCCGCTCGCCACGCTCGTCGGCCCCACGATCCATTACCTGCTGCCGCTGCTGATCGCCAACACCGGCGGCCGCATGGTCTACGAGGCGCGCGGCGCCGTCGTGGGCGTCGTCGCGACCATGGGCGTAATCGCGGGCTCCGACTGGCTGATCGCCCAGGAGAACGCGCCCGCTCTCGCGAAGTGGGTCGCCGAGGGCAACGACTCCTCGACCTTCTCCGGTCTCGGCCAGGTCCACATGTTCATCGGCGCCATGATCATGGCGCCGCTCGCGGCGTGGCTCATGAAGAAGTTCGACCAGGTCGTGCAGCCCCGCATCCCCGCGGGCTTCGAGATGCTCGTCAACATGTTCTCGGCCGGCATCCTGGCCTTCGTCATGGCGGTGCTCGGCTTCTTCGGCCTGGCGCCCGTCGTCAACTGGGTCATGCACCTGCTGTCCGACGGCGTGAACGCGCTGATCCAGCATGATCTGCTGCCGCTCGTGTCGATCCTCATCGAGCCGGCCAAGGTCTTCTTCCTCAACAACGCGATCAACCACGGCGTGCTGACGCCGCTCGGCATCACGGAGGCCGCAGGCCCCGCCGGCAAGTCCGTGCTGTTCCTGCTCGAGGCCAACCCCGGCCCCGGCCTGGGCATCCTGATGGCGTACACGATCTTCGGACGCGGCGCCGCGCGCGCCTCGGCCCCGGGCGCCGCGATCATCCAGTTCATCGGCGGCATCCACGAGATCTACTTCCCGTACGTGCTCATGAAGCCGATCCTCATCATCGCCGCGATCGGCGGCGGCATGACCGGCGTGTTCCTCAACGTCGTCTTCCACAACGGGCTCATCGCCCCCGCCTCGCCGGGGTCGATCCTCGCGATCATGGGCGTGGCCGCACGCGGTGACCGCCTGACGATCCTCATCGCCGTCTTCGGCGCCGCCGTCGTCAGCTTCGTGCTCGCCTCCCTGTTCCTGCGGATCGGCAAGCAGGAGGACGGCGACATCGCCGCCGCCACCGCCAAGATGGAGCAGATGAAGGGCAAGAAGTCCTCCGTCGCGGGCGCGCTGACCGGCGCCGCCGGCGACACCGTCGCGGACTCCGACGCCGACGCCCACACCGGCCCGATCCACAAGATCGTGTTCGCGTGCGACGCGGGCATGGGCTCGTCCGCCATGGGCGCGACCGTGCTGCGCAAGAAGATCCGCTCCGCGGGCTTCAGCGACGTCGAGGTGACCAACAAGGCCATCTCGAGCCTCGCCGACGAGTGGGACCTGGTCGTCACCCAGAAGGAGCTCGCGGATCGTGCCGCGCAGCGCACCGGCTCGGCCGTGCACGTCGCGGTCGACCAGTTCATGAACTCGCCGCGCTACGACGAGGTCGTCGAGCTGGTCCGCGAGCGCAACACCGCGGGCGAGGCCCCGGCAGCGGCGGCGCCTGCCGCAGCTCCGGCCGCGGCGGCGACCGGCACCCACCGCGCGGACACGCCCGCCGACGCTCCCGCAGACGCCGCGGGCGAGGTCATGCCGGCCTCGAGCGTCGTGCTCCACGGGACGGCCGCCTCGGCCGCCTCGGCGATCGACGAGGCGGGCCAGCTGCTCGTCGGCGCGGGCGCCGTGGACGAGGCCTACGTCGCGGCGATGCACGACCGCGAGCGCTCCGTGTCGACGTTCATGGGCAACGGCCTGGCGATCCCCCACGGGACCAACGACGCCAAGTCCTCGATCCGGCGCTCGGGCATGTCGTTCATCCGCTACGACGACCCGATCGACTGGAACGGCAACGAGGTCCGCTTCGTGGTCGGCATCGCCGGCCAGGGCAACGAGCACCTCGCCCTGCTGCAGAATGTCGCCATGACGTTCTCGGATCCGGCGCAGGTCGAGAAGCTCGAGAAGGCGACCTCCGCCGACGAGATCCTGTCCATCTTCGACGAGGAGTGA
- a CDS encoding mannitol-1-phosphate 5-dehydrogenase, whose amino-acid sequence MKAVHFGAGNIGRGFIGLLLHEAGIELVFADVAEALIDHLKQADSYTVHVVGDEPRDIEVSGFSAVNSASEVDALVEQIASADIVTTAVGAHILKFVAPAIAQGIAAREAGAPRIAVMACENAINATDILAAEIAKSYDGDDLAERAVFANTAVDRIVPAQAPDAGLDVTVETFCEWVVERTPFGGSEPDIPGATYVDDLSPYIERKLFTLNTGHATTAWYGWAKGIEKISDAIADEEIRAKVSDVLDETSALLVAKHGFEPEVQAAYKAKILTRFANPYLPDTPERVGRSPLRKLSRHDRIVGPAAELAERGLDHSALMGSFSAALAFTPEGDEEVTQLQGILSGDDAEAATVEITGLDPTHPLYAAALAAVAERMKAL is encoded by the coding sequence ATGAAGGCAGTCCACTTCGGGGCCGGTAACATCGGCCGCGGCTTCATCGGGCTCCTCCTGCACGAGGCAGGCATCGAGCTGGTCTTCGCGGACGTCGCGGAGGCCCTCATCGACCACCTCAAGCAGGCGGACTCGTACACCGTGCACGTCGTGGGCGACGAGCCCCGGGACATCGAGGTCAGCGGCTTCTCTGCCGTGAACTCGGCGTCCGAGGTCGACGCTCTCGTCGAGCAGATCGCGAGCGCCGACATCGTCACCACGGCGGTCGGCGCCCACATCCTCAAGTTCGTCGCACCGGCGATCGCGCAGGGCATCGCCGCGCGCGAGGCGGGCGCTCCGAGGATCGCGGTCATGGCGTGCGAGAACGCGATCAACGCGACCGACATCCTGGCCGCCGAGATCGCCAAGAGCTACGACGGCGACGACCTCGCCGAGCGGGCCGTCTTCGCCAACACGGCCGTCGACCGGATCGTGCCGGCCCAGGCGCCCGACGCGGGCCTCGACGTCACCGTCGAGACCTTCTGCGAGTGGGTCGTCGAGCGGACCCCCTTCGGGGGCTCCGAGCCGGACATCCCCGGCGCCACCTACGTGGACGATCTCTCCCCGTACATCGAGCGCAAGCTGTTCACGCTCAACACGGGGCACGCCACCACGGCCTGGTACGGCTGGGCGAAGGGCATCGAGAAGATCTCCGACGCGATCGCCGACGAGGAGATCCGGGCGAAGGTCTCCGACGTGCTCGACGAGACGTCGGCGCTGCTCGTGGCCAAGCACGGGTTCGAGCCCGAGGTGCAGGCGGCCTACAAGGCCAAGATCCTCACCCGCTTCGCGAACCCGTATCTGCCCGACACCCCGGAGAGGGTGGGCCGCAGCCCGCTGCGCAAGCTCTCCCGGCACGACCGGATCGTCGGACCCGCGGCCGAGCTCGCCGAGCGCGGGCTCGACCACTCGGCTCTCATGGGGTCGTTCTCGGCGGCTCTCGCGTTCACGCCCGAGGGCGACGAGGAGGTCACGCAGCTGCAGGGGATCCTGAGCGGCGACGACGCCGAGGCGGCGACCGTCGAGATCACCGGTCTCGACCCGACCCACCCGCTCTACGCGGCGGCCCTCGCGGCCGTGGCCGAGCGGATGAAGGCCCTCTGA
- a CDS encoding HPr family phosphocarrier protein, which yields MAERTVKIASSSGLHARPAAIFSKAAGEQPAQVTIEKAGGNPVQASSILMLMTLGAGHGDEVTLRAEGDGAEESVNALADLLEKDLDADA from the coding sequence ATGGCAGAGCGCACCGTCAAGATCGCCAGCTCGTCCGGGCTCCACGCCCGCCCCGCCGCGATCTTCTCCAAGGCCGCCGGCGAGCAGCCGGCCCAGGTCACGATCGAGAAGGCCGGCGGGAACCCCGTGCAGGCCTCGAGCATCCTCATGCTCATGACCCTCGGCGCCGGCCACGGCGACGAGGTCACCCTGCGTGCCGAGGGCGACGGGGCCGAGGAGTCGGTCAACGCCCTCGCGGATCTGCTCGAGAAGGACCTCGACGCCGACGCCTGA
- the ptsP gene encoding phosphoenolpyruvate--protein phosphotransferase has product MSEYAGVAVSAGRVIGAVRSMAPPVAEPAADAKVAEDADLQQEAARIKDAAAAVQESLTRRAERAEGNAKAVLEATAQMAADPTLVQTAEGLISSTRVTPERAVWDAGDQVAAMLENLGGYMAERAADVKDVRARIVAELRGEQAPGIPDVAEPFVLLAIDLAPADTATLDPAKVIALVTSDGGPQSHTAILARQLGLPAIVAAKGIDAIADGSEVFVDGARGTITDEVGDRERELAAAWAELQKNPLTYSGGGVTLTDGTRMQLLANIGNAKDAEKAAAAHADGVGLFRTEFLFLDREDEPSVAEQQKAYAAVFSHFVGKKVVVRTIDAGADKPLPFLTDADEPNPALGVRAYRTSWEKRSVLTNQLDAIAAAAAESDAKAWVMAPMISTVEDVQDFIGMCRERGISPAGIMVETPSAAVTADRCLAECDFASIGTNDLTQYTMAADRMLGSLAHLNNPWQPAVLSLVGATCTGARAAGGDPEAFGDSANKPVGVCGEAAGDPALAVVLVGLGVNSLSMTPRSLPAVATVLATVSLEEAQRLAQVAVSARTADEGRDAVRAALPIMEQLGL; this is encoded by the coding sequence ATGTCCGAATACGCAGGTGTTGCAGTCAGCGCCGGTCGAGTGATCGGCGCCGTCCGGTCGATGGCGCCGCCGGTCGCGGAGCCCGCCGCCGACGCCAAGGTCGCCGAGGACGCCGACCTCCAGCAGGAGGCCGCACGCATCAAGGACGCCGCCGCCGCCGTGCAGGAGTCCCTCACCCGGCGTGCCGAGCGCGCCGAGGGCAACGCCAAGGCCGTGCTCGAGGCGACCGCCCAGATGGCCGCGGACCCCACCCTCGTCCAGACCGCCGAGGGGCTCATCAGCTCGACCCGCGTGACCCCCGAGCGCGCCGTGTGGGACGCCGGCGACCAGGTCGCCGCGATGCTCGAGAACCTCGGCGGCTACATGGCCGAGCGCGCCGCGGACGTCAAGGACGTGCGGGCCCGCATCGTCGCGGAGCTGCGCGGCGAGCAGGCTCCCGGCATCCCCGACGTGGCCGAGCCCTTCGTGCTGCTCGCGATCGACCTCGCCCCGGCCGACACCGCGACGCTCGACCCCGCCAAGGTGATCGCGCTCGTCACGTCCGACGGCGGCCCGCAGTCCCACACCGCGATCCTGGCCCGCCAGCTGGGCCTGCCGGCGATCGTCGCGGCCAAGGGCATCGACGCCATCGCCGACGGCTCCGAGGTGTTCGTCGACGGTGCGCGCGGCACCATCACCGACGAGGTCGGCGACCGCGAGCGCGAGCTCGCCGCCGCGTGGGCGGAGCTGCAGAAGAACCCGCTCACCTACTCCGGCGGCGGGGTCACCCTGACCGACGGCACCCGCATGCAGCTGCTCGCCAACATCGGCAACGCCAAGGACGCCGAGAAGGCCGCCGCGGCGCACGCCGACGGCGTGGGCCTGTTCCGCACCGAGTTCCTGTTCCTCGACCGCGAGGACGAGCCGAGCGTGGCCGAGCAGCAGAAGGCGTACGCCGCGGTGTTCTCCCACTTCGTCGGCAAGAAGGTCGTGGTCCGCACGATCGACGCGGGCGCCGACAAGCCGCTGCCCTTCCTCACCGACGCCGACGAGCCGAACCCGGCGCTCGGCGTGCGCGCCTACCGCACCTCGTGGGAGAAGCGCTCGGTGCTGACCAACCAGCTCGACGCGATCGCCGCCGCGGCCGCCGAGTCCGACGCGAAGGCGTGGGTCATGGCTCCCATGATCTCGACCGTCGAGGACGTCCAGGACTTCATCGGCATGTGCCGCGAGCGGGGCATCTCGCCCGCCGGGATCATGGTCGAGACGCCCTCGGCGGCGGTCACCGCCGACCGCTGCCTGGCCGAGTGCGACTTCGCGTCGATCGGCACCAACGACCTCACCCAGTACACGATGGCGGCCGATCGCATGCTCGGCTCGCTCGCCCACCTGAACAACCCGTGGCAGCCCGCGGTGCTCTCGCTCGTCGGGGCGACCTGCACGGGCGCCCGCGCCGCCGGGGGCGACCCCGAGGCGTTCGGCGACTCGGCGAACAAGCCCGTGGGCGTGTGCGGCGAGGCCGCGGGCGACCCGGCACTCGCCGTGGTCCTCGTGGGCCTGGGCGTGAACTCGCTGTCGATGACCCCGCGCTCCCTGCCGGCCGTGGCGACCGTGCTCGCGACCGTCTCGCTCGAGGAGGCGCAGCGCCTCGCGCAGGTGGCCGTCTCGGCCCGCACGGCCGACGAGGGCCGCGACGCGGTCCGCGCCGCCCTGCCGATCATGGAGCAGCTGGGGCTCTGA
- a CDS encoding ABC transporter substrate-binding protein, which produces MLNRRNFLALSSAGIAVGALAACGDDSGGGGGDKSKEVEVFTWWAQGSEKAGLDALVEVFKKQHSDFTFVNGAVAGGAGSAAKDMLQSRLQAGDPPDTFQAHAGAELADYIDAAQIQDVSSLYDDYGLTDAFPQDLVDRLTVDGKIYSIPSNIHRSNMVWGSTEALTKAGIDPATPPADVDAFIANLDKAKAAGVTPLSIATTWTQINLLEAILMADLGADGYNGLFDGSTAWDSADVTTALQQFEKMMGYTNTDRDGLDWPDATQQLIDNTAAYNVMGDWAVAAFQEAKLAENDQYVYFPLPGKDKIFGFLADSFTLPEGAPNEDGAKAWLETISSTDGQLAFNLAKGSIPARTDTDNSKFGPYQQTALTSFKEDTICPSIAHGAAVPIAWLNDISDATSQFTSGASDLAAYQKALVDAADKHAA; this is translated from the coding sequence ATGCTCAACCGCAGGAACTTCCTCGCCCTGTCGTCCGCGGGCATCGCCGTCGGCGCCCTCGCCGCGTGCGGCGACGACTCCGGAGGCGGCGGGGGCGACAAGAGCAAGGAGGTCGAGGTCTTCACGTGGTGGGCCCAGGGCTCCGAGAAGGCCGGCCTCGACGCCCTCGTCGAGGTGTTCAAGAAGCAGCACTCCGACTTCACCTTCGTCAACGGCGCCGTCGCCGGCGGCGCGGGCTCGGCCGCCAAGGACATGCTGCAGTCGCGCCTCCAGGCGGGCGATCCGCCCGACACCTTCCAGGCGCACGCGGGCGCCGAGCTCGCCGACTACATCGACGCGGCCCAGATCCAGGACGTCTCGTCGCTCTACGACGACTACGGCCTGACCGACGCGTTCCCCCAGGACCTCGTGGACCGCCTCACCGTCGACGGCAAGATCTACTCGATCCCGTCGAACATCCACCGCTCGAACATGGTGTGGGGCTCGACCGAGGCGCTCACCAAGGCGGGGATCGACCCGGCCACCCCGCCCGCCGACGTCGACGCGTTCATCGCCAACCTCGACAAGGCCAAGGCCGCCGGGGTGACCCCGCTGTCCATCGCGACCACGTGGACCCAGATCAACCTGCTCGAGGCGATCCTCATGGCCGACCTCGGGGCCGACGGCTACAACGGCCTGTTCGACGGGTCCACGGCCTGGGACTCCGCGGACGTGACGACGGCCCTGCAGCAGTTCGAGAAGATGATGGGCTACACCAACACCGATCGCGACGGGCTCGACTGGCCCGACGCGACCCAGCAGCTGATCGACAACACGGCCGCCTACAACGTGATGGGCGACTGGGCGGTGGCGGCCTTCCAGGAGGCCAAGCTCGCCGAGAACGACCAGTACGTGTACTTCCCCCTCCCCGGCAAGGACAAGATCTTCGGCTTCCTCGCCGACTCCTTCACCCTGCCCGAGGGGGCGCCGAACGAGGACGGCGCCAAGGCCTGGCTCGAGACCATCAGCTCGACCGACGGCCAGCTCGCCTTCAACCTCGCCAAGGGCTCGATCCCGGCGCGCACCGACACCGACAACTCGAAGTTCGGCCCGTACCAGCAGACTGCCCTGACGTCGTTCAAGGAGGACACGATCTGCCCCTCGATCGCGCACGGCGCCGCCGTGCCGATCGCGTGGCTGAACGACATCTCGGACGCCACCAGCCAGTTCACCTCGGGTGCGAGCGACCTCGCCGCGTACCAGAAGGCCCTGGTCGACGCGGCGGACAAGCACGCCGCCTGA
- a CDS encoding carbohydrate ABC transporter permease has translation MRSFLRRFGPPLLLISPSLILVGVFVYVLIGRNLWTSLTDNHTAGQANGRRPVSFVGLQNYVDLLGTPQFRHSLLNLVLFTAVFLAGALGIGFVWAWLLERPIRGGQIFQTVYLFPMAISFVASGVVWRWLLNSNEGDAASGLNRLFQMVHLDFLQNPWWNQITFGIIAIALPAVWQLSGYVMALFLAGFRGVPDDLREAARVDGASEFQVYRHVIFPQLTPVLMSALVIIAHMSLKSFDLIMSISKPANYQTKVPAVDMFVFKSGYDYANAAAVGTLLLVFVAVLAVPYLIQQHRERTR, from the coding sequence GTGCGCTCCTTCCTGCGCCGCTTCGGTCCTCCCCTCCTGCTGATCTCCCCCTCGCTGATCCTCGTCGGGGTCTTCGTGTACGTGCTCATCGGCCGGAACCTGTGGACCTCCCTCACCGACAACCACACCGCCGGGCAGGCCAACGGCCGACGGCCCGTGTCGTTCGTCGGCCTGCAGAACTACGTGGACCTGCTGGGCACCCCGCAGTTCCGCCACTCCCTGCTGAACCTCGTGCTGTTCACGGCGGTGTTCCTCGCGGGCGCCCTCGGCATCGGCTTCGTGTGGGCGTGGCTGCTCGAGCGGCCCATCCGCGGCGGGCAGATCTTCCAGACCGTCTACCTGTTCCCGATGGCGATCTCGTTCGTCGCCTCGGGCGTGGTCTGGCGGTGGCTGCTGAACTCCAACGAGGGGGACGCGGCGTCGGGACTGAACCGCCTGTTCCAGATGGTGCATCTGGACTTCCTGCAGAACCCGTGGTGGAACCAGATCACCTTCGGCATCATCGCGATCGCGCTGCCCGCCGTGTGGCAGCTCTCCGGTTACGTGATGGCCCTGTTCCTGGCCGGCTTCCGCGGCGTGCCCGATGATCTGCGGGAGGCGGCCCGCGTCGACGGGGCGAGCGAGTTCCAGGTCTACCGCCACGTGATCTTCCCGCAGCTGACCCCGGTGCTCATGAGCGCGCTCGTGATCATCGCGCACATGTCGCTCAAGTCGTTCGACCTCATCATGTCCATCTCGAAGCCCGCGAATTACCAGACGAAGGTGCCCGCGGTCGACATGTTCGTGTTCAAGTCCGGCTACGACTACGCGAACGCCGCCGCGGTGGGCACCCTGCTGCTCGTGTTCGTCGCCGTCCTGGCCGTCCCCTATCTGATCCAGCAGCACCGGGAGCGCACGCGATGA
- a CDS encoding carbohydrate ABC transporter permease, with protein sequence MSTEALSIPASAAPAAPPRPTGRRVTLRTLRYAALLIGILFVLIPVYVLVVTSFKGQGDATPARAWALPTAWTTENWAQAWQTLAPSIGRTVALVVPSTIISSVLGCMNGFVMSRWRFPGADIVFTLILFGMFLPYQAVMIPLLELVLSTGIPNGIPSLILLHVVFGIPITTLIFRNYFETVPHELIEAATVDGAGMLRTFASVALPIAVPGFVVVMIWQFTSAWNDFLFAVFFSTPRNGPVTLALNNLANGALLTNYGVSMAGALLASLPTLVVYVLLSRYFIAGLMSGSVKG encoded by the coding sequence ATGAGCACCGAGGCCCTCTCCATCCCCGCGTCCGCGGCGCCTGCCGCGCCGCCCCGGCCGACGGGTCGCCGCGTGACCCTGCGGACCCTGCGCTACGCCGCCCTGCTGATCGGGATCCTGTTCGTGCTGATCCCCGTGTACGTGCTCGTGGTGACGAGCTTCAAGGGCCAGGGCGACGCGACGCCCGCGCGCGCCTGGGCGCTGCCCACCGCGTGGACCACCGAGAACTGGGCCCAGGCGTGGCAGACGCTCGCCCCCTCGATCGGCCGCACCGTCGCGCTCGTGGTGCCCTCGACGATCATCTCCTCGGTCCTGGGCTGCATGAACGGCTTCGTGATGTCGCGGTGGCGCTTCCCCGGCGCCGACATCGTGTTCACGCTGATCCTGTTCGGCATGTTCCTGCCCTACCAGGCCGTCATGATCCCGCTGCTCGAGCTCGTCCTGTCCACGGGCATCCCCAACGGGATCCCCTCGCTGATCCTGCTGCACGTCGTCTTCGGCATCCCGATCACGACGCTCATCTTCCGCAACTACTTCGAGACGGTGCCGCACGAGCTGATCGAGGCCGCGACGGTGGACGGCGCTGGCATGCTGCGCACCTTCGCGTCGGTGGCGCTGCCCATCGCGGTGCCCGGCTTCGTGGTGGTGATGATCTGGCAGTTCACGAGCGCGTGGAACGACTTCCTCTTCGCGGTGTTCTTCTCGACCCCGCGCAACGGGCCCGTCACGCTCGCCCTCAACAACCTGGCCAACGGCGCGCTGCTGACCAACTACGGGGTGTCGATGGCCGGTGCACTGCTCGCCTCGCTGCCCACCCTCGTGGTGTACGTGCTGCTCTCGCGCTACTTCATCGCCGGGCTCATGTCGGGCTCGGTCAAGGGGTAG
- a CDS encoding VOC family protein: MSIILENVGIAVRDLEATIAFFTDLGLTVVGRDTISGEWADTAVGLDGNHARIALLQTPDGHGRLELFEYIHPEAIETEATRPEQIGMHRVAFSVDDLDAALEIAARHGCHPLRGVATYEDVYRLTYLRGPSGIIVMLAQDLRRERR; encoded by the coding sequence ATGTCCATCATCCTGGAGAACGTCGGCATCGCCGTCCGTGACCTCGAGGCGACGATCGCCTTCTTCACCGACCTCGGCCTCACGGTCGTCGGCCGGGACACGATCAGCGGCGAGTGGGCCGACACCGCGGTCGGCCTCGACGGCAACCATGCCCGGATCGCCCTGCTCCAGACGCCCGACGGCCATGGTCGCCTCGAGCTCTTCGAGTACATCCATCCCGAGGCGATCGAGACGGAGGCCACGCGCCCCGAGCAGATCGGCATGCACCGGGTGGCCTTCTCGGTCGACGACCTCGACGCGGCCCTCGAGATCGCCGCACGGCACGGCTGCCATCCGTTGCGCGGCGTCGCGACCTACGAGGACGTCTACCGACTGACCTATCTGCGCGGTCCGAGCGGCATCATCGTCATGCTCGCGCAGGACCTCCGCCGCGAACGCCGCTGA
- a CDS encoding lipase maturation factor family protein — translation MEWLGHLDATDYTIAREIIQRGTAALFVVAFLSTFHQFPALLGERGLLPVPAYLARRRPGGTPTLFRVRSVGYTDRRLRVMCVVGMVLGASVVVGLPQLGPAWVPIPVFLAMWGLYLSIVAVGQTFYGFGWESMLLEAGFLVGFLGSHAVAPPLLMILFLRWLMLRLEFGAGMIKMRGDPAWRDLTAMDYHHQTQPMPGPLSRWAHLKPHWWHQSETLGSHVVQLVAPWLLLLAPQPIASIAACCIILTQLALVVTGNYAWLNWLTIVIACCGISDGFWRWIVGGPWPGWGPGWEGADAVSSGTAASPVWWHVLVALVVAGLLVLSWKPLKNLVSSHQLMNASFNRWQLVNAYGAFGSMTRQRREVIIEGTLAEDPAEEDWRPYEFKGKPGDVRRRSRQFAPYHLRLDWMMWFLALGSWNATWFARLLDAIVDGEAPIRRLLRVDPFDGRAPRRIRVRVFDYRYATRAERRETGQWWMREELGTLVRSTDGG, via the coding sequence ATGGAGTGGCTCGGGCATCTGGACGCGACCGATTACACGATCGCCCGCGAGATCATCCAGCGAGGCACGGCCGCGCTGTTCGTGGTCGCCTTCCTCTCCACCTTCCACCAGTTCCCGGCCCTGCTGGGGGAGCGGGGCTTGCTGCCCGTGCCCGCCTACCTCGCGCGCCGACGGCCGGGCGGGACGCCCACCCTGTTCCGCGTCCGCTCCGTCGGCTACACCGATCGGCGGCTCCGCGTCATGTGCGTGGTGGGGATGGTGCTCGGGGCGAGCGTCGTGGTGGGGCTGCCGCAGCTGGGGCCGGCGTGGGTGCCGATCCCGGTGTTCCTCGCGATGTGGGGGCTGTACCTGTCGATCGTCGCGGTCGGGCAGACGTTCTACGGCTTCGGCTGGGAGTCGATGCTGCTCGAGGCGGGCTTCCTCGTCGGCTTCCTGGGGTCGCACGCGGTCGCCCCGCCGCTGCTCATGATCCTCTTCCTGCGCTGGCTGATGCTGCGTCTGGAGTTCGGCGCCGGGATGATCAAGATGCGGGGCGATCCCGCGTGGCGCGACCTCACCGCGATGGACTACCACCACCAGACCCAGCCGATGCCCGGCCCGCTCAGCCGCTGGGCCCATCTCAAGCCGCACTGGTGGCATCAGAGCGAGACCCTGGGCAGCCATGTCGTCCAGCTCGTCGCGCCCTGGCTGCTCCTGCTGGCCCCGCAACCCATCGCGTCGATCGCCGCCTGCTGCATCATCCTCACCCAGCTCGCGCTCGTGGTCACCGGCAACTACGCGTGGCTGAACTGGCTGACCATCGTCATCGCCTGCTGCGGGATCAGCGACGGCTTCTGGCGCTGGATCGTCGGCGGCCCGTGGCCCGGGTGGGGGCCCGGATGGGAGGGCGCCGATGCGGTCTCGAGCGGTACGGCGGCATCTCCCGTGTGGTGGCACGTGCTGGTCGCGCTCGTGGTGGCGGGCCTTCTCGTCCTGTCCTGGAAGCCGCTCAAGAACCTCGTCTCCTCCCATCAGCTCATGAATGCGAGCTTCAACCGCTGGCAGCTCGTCAACGCCTACGGCGCGTTCGGCTCGATGACGCGCCAGCGGCGCGAGGTGATCATCGAGGGCACGCTTGCCGAGGACCCTGCCGAGGAGGACTGGAGGCCGTACGAGTTCAAGGGCAAGCCCGGCGACGTGCGTCGGCGCTCCCGCCAGTTCGCGCCGTACCACCTGCGTCTGGACTGGATGATGTGGTTCCTTGCGCTCGGCTCCTGGAACGCGACCTGGTTCGCACGCCTGCTCGACGCGATCGTCGACGGCGAGGCCCCCATCCGCCGCCTGCTGCGGGTCGACCCCTTCGACGGCAGGGCGCCCCGCCGGATCCGGGTGCGGGTGTTCGACTACCGCTATGCGACCCGGGCAGAGCGGCGCGAGACGGGGCAGTGGTGGATGCGCGAGGAGCTCGGCACCCTCGTCCGCTCCACCGACGGCGGGTGA